In the genome of Coturnix japonica isolate 7356 chromosome Z, Coturnix japonica 2.1, whole genome shotgun sequence, one region contains:
- the LOC107306599 gene encoding uncharacterized protein LOC107306599, whose product MEKKPPKRPKVAWKEIRAPHERKSQPEPYELTEVQPLHCGADSLPFSEKEEAMDVIQKYLRSTEKDELLKMMFLESICNICKVSSKKDSCEGLAVFCHENNLAEKIKELLENEPVDKLCTALRYQAMLAITSLSRVKAIEQDEIRGLLNACFKSVFYLPPREDLNIALYNHTLHAMDHMLQMLVVSQLTSNIEKLWNILEVLICFTNTQNKIVQERAMERLWNLSSFIASNSNSCQEPSAKFVRPHHWRDIICMILQTTEESSGDNKKWANTMLDVILRDPATWLTDVPEILVFIQRNLGSNNASAHQILFSVLDVLAMEFPRDVLMSVLIDLPENDSTTLDIWNRLLSLALTSEHFLAELFSILQSQMLCGILNVTKTRLGFLLLAVMHPTEEKLQELYKPELLQVLLKVKSLPILWLVLKGLLLMSERPEMARGIGDLLPNIMETLQFANNANTRIALMAVKIFANVMSHPGKRRFSSIAVNLAWKLLHLFNHVSSEVREGSIRLFKDVMEAVTFCEKRSMKNVVCTGLLPLLFQMSDETPSVAEASRETLIACAKFLGWKTLKRLAQRKRKMEIKECLLQQSRRRVDEYLWQSLSYLDDSQAPLRYEAVEFIGLAMQHSRKQGREKLNAICSALQPLKNDAHPAVRSVATGVIDRCQTNTAVRRQSWLRSLCCCCQPLSRWL is encoded by the exons ATGGAGAAGAAACCTCCTAAACGCCCTAAGGTGGCCTGGAAGGAGATTAGGGCTCCCCATGAGAGAAAATCTCAACCAGAGCCCTATGAATTGACTGAGGTGCAGCCTCTGCACTGTG GTGCTGATTCCCTGCCTTTCTCTGAAAAGGAGGAGGCCATGGATGTCATACAGAAGTACCTCAGGAGTACAGAAAAG GACGAGCTGTTGAAGATGATGTTCTTGGAGAGCATCTGCAACATCTGCAAAGTCAGCAGTAAGAAGGACTCATGTGAGGGCCTGGCTGTTTTCTGCCATGAAAATAACTTGGCAGAGAAAATCAAG gagctgctggagaatgAGCCTGTGGACAAGCTTTGCACAGCATTGCGGTACCAGGCCATGCTTGCGATCACCAGCTTGAG CAGAGTGAAGGCCATTGAGCAGGATGAAATAAGAGGTCTCTTAAATGCCTGCTTCAAATCTGTCTTCTACCTTCCACCAAGAGAGGACTTGAACATTGCCCTCTACAATCAC ACCCTGCATGCTATGGACCACATGCTGCAGATGTTGGTGGTCAGCCAGCTTACCTCCAACATTGAGAAGCTGTGGAATATCTTGGAG GTGCTGATATGCTTCACCAACACCCAGAACAAAATTGTACAAGAAAGGGCCATGGAACGGCTCTGGAATCTCAGCAGTTTCATTGCCAGCAATAGCAATTCCTGTCAGGAG CCATCTGCAAAATTTGTCCGGCCTCATCACTGGAGAGACATCATCTGCATGATCCTTCAGACCACGGAAGAGTCCAGCGGAGACAATAAGAAGTGGGCCAACACGATGCTGGATGTGATTCTGAGAGATCCTGCCACCTGGCTGACAGAT GTGCCAGAGATTCTGGTGTTCATCCAGAGAAACCTGGGAAGCAACAACGCATCAGCACATCAGatcctcttctctgtgctggatGTACTGGCCATGGAGTTTCCCAGGGATGTGCTGATGAGTGTGCTGATTGACCTTCCTGAGAATGACAG TACCACCCTGGACATCTGGAACAGATTGCTTTCACTGGCATTGACTTCAGAGCACTTCTTGGCTGAACTGTTCAGTATCCTCCAAAGCCAAATGCTGTGTGGGATCTTGAATGTCACCAAAACGAGGCTGGGCTTCCTTCTTCTGGCT GTGATGCATCCCACTGAAGAGAAACTGCAAGAGCTGTATAAGCCAGAACTGCTTCAGGTGCTTTTGAAGGTTAAAAGCCTGCCAATACTCTGGCTAGTGCTCAAAGGCCTTTTGCTGATGTCAGAGAGACCTGAGATG GCAAGAGGAATAGGGGACCTGCTGCCAAATATCATGGAGACACTGCAGTTTGCGAACAATGCGAACACACGTATTGCTCTGATGGCAGTGAAGATCTTCGCAAATGTGATGAGTCATCCAGGGAAGAGAAGGTTCTCTTCCATTGCTGTGAATCTGGCTTGGAAGCTCCTGCATCTTTTCAATCAT GTGTCAAGTGAAGTGCGAGAAGGTTCCATCCGCCTCTTCAAGGATGTGATGGAAGCAGTGACGTTCTGTGAAAAGAGAAGCATGAAGAACGTCGTGTGCACAGGcctgcttcctctgctgtttcAAATGAGTGATGAGACCCCAAGCGTTGCAGAG GCCTCTAGGGAAACCCTCATAGCTTGTGCAAAGTTCCTCGGGTGGAAGACGCTCAAGCGCCTGGcccagagaaagagaaaaatggagatCAAGGAGTGTTTG ctgcagcagagcaggaggagagtGGATGAATACCTGTGGCAGAGCCTGTCATACCTAGACGATTCTCAGGCCCCTTTGCGATATGAGGCTGTTGAATTCATTG GGCTGGCTATGCAGCACTCCAGGAAACAAGGTCGGGAGAAGCTGAATGCAATCTGCAGCG ccctCCAGCCTTTGAAAAATGATGCCCACCCAGCAGTCCGTTCTGTGGCAACTGGAGTAATTGACAGATGTCAAACGAATACGGCAGTACGACGACAGAGCTGGCTCAgatcactgtgctgctgctgtcagccttTGTCAAGATGGCTCTGA